A window of Methanolobus sediminis contains these coding sequences:
- a CDS encoding superoxide dismutase: MTKELYKLPELKYGYADLEPYISEEQLRIHYEKHHQSYVNNVNSLLQMMDKAVEDGTEFDSKTAARSLSFNLGGHVLHSYFWWEMTPAEKASEEPVGELYDAIKESFGSFERFKSEFTKVASSVEGSGWAALTFCNDTKRLGIMQIEKHNTNLIPDFPIIMDIDVWEHAYYLDYKNARNEFIDAFWNIVDWEAINQWFVKIKNFSME, encoded by the coding sequence TGCAGACCTTGAACCATATATTTCAGAAGAACAACTCCGTATACATTATGAAAAGCACCATCAGTCCTATGTCAATAACGTTAACTCATTATTGCAAATGATGGATAAGGCTGTAGAAGACGGAACAGAATTCGACTCCAAGACCGCTGCAAGGTCTTTATCGTTCAATCTGGGAGGACATGTGCTCCATAGTTATTTCTGGTGGGAGATGACCCCTGCAGAAAAAGCAAGTGAAGAACCTGTAGGTGAATTATATGACGCGATAAAGGAGAGTTTTGGAAGCTTTGAAAGGTTCAAGAGTGAATTTACAAAGGTAGCCTCAAGTGTAGAGGGCTCTGGCTGGGCTGCACTGACTTTCTGTAACGATACTAAGAGATTAGGTATCATGCAAATAGAGAAACACAATACAAATCTGATACCGGATTTCCCAATCATTATGGATATAGACGTGTGGGAACACGCTTACTATCTTGACTACAAAAATGCAAGGAATGAATTCATAGATGCCTTCTGGAACATAGTCGACTGGGAGGCAATAAACCAGTGGTTTGTCAAGATAAAAAATTTCAGTATGGAATAA